TTGGCATCTGCTACGGGATGCAGGCCATGGTCCACCAGCTCGGCGGTCGAGTTGCACCAGGAACTCACCGTGAATACGGGTATGCCGAACTTCAGATCATTGCCGCAGGGGAACCACTATTTGCGGGTGTCTCGATCTCGCCACAGGTATGGATGAGCCATGGCGACAACATCACCGAGATGCCAGAGGGCTTCAGAGCTCTGGCAAATACGGACAACTCGCCAATTGCCGCCCTTGGAGACGGGGCTGGACGACTAGGACTCCAATTCCACCCTGAAGTTGTGCACACTCCAGAGGGAATCAAGCTCATTCACAACTTCCTGTACGGAGTATGCGGATGTACTGGATCATGGAACGCCGGTAACTTCGTCGCCGAATCAGTGGCGGCCATCAGGAGCCAGGTAGGTGATGGAAAGGTCATCTGCGCCCTCTCTGGAGGTGTAGATTCGGCAGTGGCAGCGTCGCTCGTACATGCCGCCGTTGGAGAGCAATTGACGTGCGTCTTCGTCAACAACGGGCTGCTCCGTCACGGTGAACCCGAGCGGGTCAGAGACACCTTCGAGAGCTACATGGAAATGAACCTGGCCCACGTTGACGCCACCGAGCGTTTCCTGGGCGCACTCAGGGGCGTTACAGACCCGGAAACCAAACGAAAGATAATAGGTGAGGAGTTCATCAACGTCTTCGAAGTGGAAGCTTCGAGGCTCGGCCAAGTTGACTTCCTCGCCCAAGGTACGCTCTATCCTGACGTTATTGAGAGCTACGTTCCCGGAGACGACGTATCCGCCAAGATAAAGTCTCACCACAACGTCGGGGGCCTTCCTGAACACATGCGAATGGACCTTGTGGAGCCTCTGAGGTTCCTGTTCAAGGACGAGGTCAGGCAGGTTGGACTCGAACTTGGCTTGCCTGAGCAGGTAGTCAACAGACAACCCTTCCCAGGCCCGGGTCTAGCGATCCGCATTGTTGGCGAAGTAACCCACGACGCTTTGGATACGTTGCGGGACGCCGACCGGATCGTCATGGAAGAGGTCGAACGCAGCGGACTCTACAACGAACTGTGGCAAAGTTTTGCAGTTCTGACCGACTCGAGATCTGTTGGCGTCACCGGAGACTTCAGGACTTATGGCAACGTGATCGCCATACGAGCAGTCAGCAGTGATGACGCCATGACCGCTGACTGGGCCCGGATACCGCACGATGTGCTGGCCCGAATGTCCAGCCGCATCTCAAACGAAGTGCCGGGCGTAAACAGGGTCGTTTACGACATTACAAGCAAGCCGCCGGGCACAATCGAGTGGGAATGATTCGCCGACTCGGAGCTTCCTGGTGAGAGTACTCATCGTGGGAGGCGGGGCGCGTGAGCATGCCTTGACCTGGAAGGCGGCCAGCAGCCATCACTCTCCTGAGCTGTTCATCGCTCCGGGAAATGCCGGCACTGCGGAGCTTGGGCAGAACATCGATATCGACGCCGAGGACATTGACGGCCTGCTGGGTTTTGCCCGAGCGGAAACTGTAGACCTCACCATTGTCGGTCCAGAAGTGCCGCTTGCTGAGGGTCTGGTTGACCGTTTCGTTGAGCACTCCCTGCCGATCTTTGGCCCGACGAGAGCGGCGGCCCGAATCGAGTCCAGCAAAGCCTTTGCCAAAGAAGTTATGAGTGCCGCAGCGGTACCCACGGCGAAAGCAAGTGTTTTCACAGACTACGAATCGGCCGTTGTTCACATCAGCACACTTGCGCCTCCATACGTCGTCAAGGCAGACGGACTGGCTGCCGGAAAGGGTGTGGTCATGGCCCACGATCAGGAGTCGGCTCGCGAAGCAGCACATTCCATGTTTGTCGACCGGTCATTTGGGGCGGCTGGCAGCACCGTGCTGATCGAGGAGTGGATGCAAGGCCAGGAGATCAGTGTCTTCGCATTCCTGGACAGCGAATACGTGTCAGAGGTCGCTGTCGCCTGTGACTACAAGCGCATCTTCGACAACGATCTCGGACCCAACACCGGGGGGATGGGCAGTTATAGTCCCCCACCCTTCTGGGACTCTGAGTTAGAAGCCAGGGTAAGGTCAGAGATCGTGGAGCCGGTGGCAAGGCAGTTGTCCGAAATGGGCTGTCCCTTCCGTGGCATCCTGTACGCCGGGGTCATGATCACTGACGAGGGTCCGAGAGTGTTCGAGTTCAACTGCCGTATGGGTGACCCTGAAGCGCAGGTTGTCATTCCAAGGCTGAAGTCCGATCTGTTAGACATTGCACTTGCAACGGTTGAAGGGCGTCTGTCACAGTTTAAGGTCGAATGGGCCACCGATTCCTGGGTTGGCGTCGTAATGGCGTCTGATGGATATCCAGGATCGTATGAGACCGGTCATGAGATAACTGGAATTCCGGAGACTTCGGACGACTTCATAGTGTTTCATGCAGGCACACGTATCGAAAATGAGAAGACCGTCACGTCAGGTGGTCGAGTGCTTACTGCAGCGGCACGAGGCACAGACATATCTGACGCCCGACTTCGGGCGTATGACCTGGCTGGCGAAATAGAGTTTGCAAACTCATACTATCGAACTGACATTGCTGCATCTATCTGAGGAGGAATCATGGCGCTCGTAGGCGTTCTTATGGGAAGCAGTTCCGACCGGCCCGCAATGGAGCCGACAGTAGAAGTCCTGAACCAACTTGGTGTCGAGCATGAAGTCGAGGTGATGTCCGCCCATCGCACCCCGGACAGGGTACGAGAGTACGGGATCACGGCAAGGGAACGTGGCATTGAGGTAATTATAGCCGGAGCCGGCGGTTCCGCAGGCCTTCCAGGTGTCCTCGCTTCCTGGACTACACTGCCCATAATTGGAGTCCCGATACCCTCCAGCGATCTCAAGGGTATCGACGCGCTGTATGCGATCGCACAGATGCCTCCTGGCATCCCGGTGGCGTGTGTCGCCGTCGGATCGTGGGGTGCACGAAACGCCGCATTCCTGGCTGCACAGATACTGGGTGGGAAGCACGAAAACATCCAAAAGGCCTATGATGACTACCGAGAGTCACTCAGAAGCCGCTAACAGGCACGGGAACCCAAGATGATCGAACGATACGCCCGACCTCGAATGAAGCAGGTCTGGTCAGACGAAAGCAAGTACGATAAGTGGCTTCAGGTCGAGCTTGCAGTGTGCGAGGCATGGACTGCCGCAGGTGTAATACCTGAAGAAGACATGCGTAAGCTCCGCAAGTCGGAATACGACATTGACCGGCTGAACGAGATACTTCGAGTCACCAAGCACGACATGACAGCATTTCTGGGCTCGGTCACGGAAGGACTTGGCCCGGAGGGACGCTGGCTACACCTTGGACTGACTACCAGTGATGTCTGGGACACAGCTACCAGTCTCCAGCTCGTGGCTGCAGCAGACGCCCTCGAAGATGAGATCGAGCGCTGCATAGAGGCGCTCGGAACCCGCGCCGTCGAGCACAAGAACACACTTATGATGGGGCGCACTCACGGAGTGCATGCGGAGCCGGTTACCCTGGGACTGAAACTCGCCCTCTGGTGGGACGAGATGCGCCGGAACCGGTCCCGCCTTCGCCACGCCAGGAAGGACATCGCGGTTGGCAAGATCTCTGGACCTGTGGGAACTCACGCGACCGTGCCGCCCGACGTAGAAGCCAGAGTCTGCAAGGAGCTCGGCATTGACGTGGCTCCTGTTTCCAACCAGGTTGTCCAGCGTGACCGCCACGCAGCGTTCATCACTACACTGGCCGTAATCGCCGCCTCGCTCGAGAAATTCGCCACTGAGGTCAGAGGTCTCCAGCGTACTGAGATTCGAGAGCTGGAAGAGCCATTCTCTGAAGGACAGACGGGCTCGTCATCGATGCCACACAAGCGAAATCCAGAGCTGAGCGAGAGGGTGTGCGGCCTGGCAAGGTTGATCCGCGGTCACTCAGTTACTGCCCTTGAAAACGTAGCTCTTTGGGGAGAGCGTGACATAAGCCACTCCTCCGCGGAGAGGCTTATCCTTCCAGACTCGTGCATGGCGCTGGACTACATTCTGGATCTGTTCACAGGTGTCGTAGCTGGTATGCGCGTCTATCCAGAGCGCATGATTCAAAATATCGAGA
This region of Dehalococcoidia bacterium genomic DNA includes:
- the guaA gene encoding glutamine-hydrolyzing GMP synthase, with product MYSKDAPGASQRHSDTPAEVSASSESIVIVDFGSQYSRLIARRVREANVYCELIPHTAPWETVEPLSPKGVILSGGPASVYETGAPLAPDWVYDSGLPVLGICYGMQAMVHQLGGRVAPGTHREYGYAELQIIAAGEPLFAGVSISPQVWMSHGDNITEMPEGFRALANTDNSPIAALGDGAGRLGLQFHPEVVHTPEGIKLIHNFLYGVCGCTGSWNAGNFVAESVAAIRSQVGDGKVICALSGGVDSAVAASLVHAAVGEQLTCVFVNNGLLRHGEPERVRDTFESYMEMNLAHVDATERFLGALRGVTDPETKRKIIGEEFINVFEVEASRLGQVDFLAQGTLYPDVIESYVPGDDVSAKIKSHHNVGGLPEHMRMDLVEPLRFLFKDEVRQVGLELGLPEQVVNRQPFPGPGLAIRIVGEVTHDALDTLRDADRIVMEEVERSGLYNELWQSFAVLTDSRSVGVTGDFRTYGNVIAIRAVSSDDAMTADWARIPHDVLARMSSRISNEVPGVNRVVYDITSKPPGTIEWE
- the purD gene encoding phosphoribosylamine--glycine ligase encodes the protein MRVLIVGGGAREHALTWKAASSHHSPELFIAPGNAGTAELGQNIDIDAEDIDGLLGFARAETVDLTIVGPEVPLAEGLVDRFVEHSLPIFGPTRAAARIESSKAFAKEVMSAAAVPTAKASVFTDYESAVVHISTLAPPYVVKADGLAAGKGVVMAHDQESAREAAHSMFVDRSFGAAGSTVLIEEWMQGQEISVFAFLDSEYVSEVAVACDYKRIFDNDLGPNTGGMGSYSPPPFWDSELEARVRSEIVEPVARQLSEMGCPFRGILYAGVMITDEGPRVFEFNCRMGDPEAQVVIPRLKSDLLDIALATVEGRLSQFKVEWATDSWVGVVMASDGYPGSYETGHEITGIPETSDDFIVFHAGTRIENEKTVTSGGRVLTAAARGTDISDARLRAYDLAGEIEFANSYYRTDIAASI
- the purE gene encoding 5-(carboxyamino)imidazole ribonucleotide mutase, which codes for MALVGVLMGSSSDRPAMEPTVEVLNQLGVEHEVEVMSAHRTPDRVREYGITARERGIEVIIAGAGGSAGLPGVLASWTTLPIIGVPIPSSDLKGIDALYAIAQMPPGIPVACVAVGSWGARNAAFLAAQILGGKHENIQKAYDDYRESLRSR
- a CDS encoding adenylosuccinate lyase, producing the protein MIERYARPRMKQVWSDESKYDKWLQVELAVCEAWTAAGVIPEEDMRKLRKSEYDIDRLNEILRVTKHDMTAFLGSVTEGLGPEGRWLHLGLTTSDVWDTATSLQLVAAADALEDEIERCIEALGTRAVEHKNTLMMGRTHGVHAEPVTLGLKLALWWDEMRRNRSRLRHARKDIAVGKISGPVGTHATVPPDVEARVCKELGIDVAPVSNQVVQRDRHAAFITTLAVIAASLEKFATEVRGLQRTEIRELEEPFSEGQTGSSSMPHKRNPELSERVCGLARLIRGHSVTALENVALWGERDISHSSAERLILPDSCMALDYILDLFTGVVAGMRVYPERMIQNIEMTRGLLFSQRLMLTLIEKGVSRDDAYKVMQTNSSRTWDEDHDFRELVRSDPTVTMYMSQADLDDTFDYGYYVRFVDDVFDRIGLN